Genomic DNA from Deinococcus planocerae:
CACGAAGAAGAGGTAGAGCAGCCCGGCTGCGGCGACGGGCACCCCCACCCACGCCAGCTCGAAAAAGCCCAGCGGCCTGAGCCCGGTGGCGGGGAGCGCCCCGGAGATCACGAGGTTGGTGCTCGTGCCGATCACGGTGATCGTCCCCCCCAGGATGCTGGCAAAGGCCAGGGGCATCAGCACCCGGCTCGGCGCGACCCCCGCCCGCCGCGCCAGCCCCGCGACCACGGGCAGGAAGACGGCGGTCGTGGCGGTGTTGCTCGTGAAGGCACTCACGCCCGCCACCGCGCCGAGCATCCCCCGGATCATGCCCCCCGCGTTCCGGGCGCGGCGGCTCAGGGCCACGCCCACCCACTCGATCACGCCCGCGCGGAGCAGCACCCGCGTCAGGGTGAACAGTCCCGCGAGCGTGATCACGGTGTCGCTTCCGAAGCCCGCAAAGGCCTCCCTGGGGGTCAGGAGCCCGAGCACGAGCAGCGAGCCCAGCAGCAGCAGGGCGGTCACGTCCACGGGCAGCCACTCGGTGGCGAAGAGCACGAGCGCGAGGGCGAACAAGATGAGCAGGATCGTCACGGGGTCCATAGGTCTCCGGGGCTGGAAAAAAGCGTGCCGCGCGCCCGGCCAACGGGGGGGCCAGCGGGGCGCCGTGCGGGGAGGCCCGTGTCCTCCTCCCGGACTATGCCCCACCGGGGGGAGGCCCGTGCATGTGAACGGCCCGCGCGACCCTTAAAGCACGTTCCTCAGGGCCGGGGCGGGCCCGCCGCGAGCCGGGTCAGCGCCTGCGTGAGCACGGCGACCGCGCGGTCGTACTCGCGCAGGTCGAGGTGTTCGTGGGGGGTGTGGTCCAGGGCGCTGTCCCCCGGCCCGTAGGCGACGGTGGGCACCGGCCAGGCCCGCGCCACCACGTTCATGTCGCTCGTGCCGGTCTTGACCTTGAAGACGGGCGTGCCCCCCTGCGCGCGGATGGCGACCCGCAGCGCGCGGGTGAGGGCGTTGTCCCGGGGATGCCGCACGGCGGGCTCGTGCCCCGTAAAGGTGAGCGTCGCGCTTCCGGGCCCGGGCAGGTCGACGAGGAGCCCGCGAATGGCCTCCTCGGCGGCCCCCGGCGACACACGGGGGGGCAGGCGCAGCCCGAAGGTCCCCTCGGCGACCTGGGCGAGGCCGTCGCTGCCCGCCCGGAGGTCCTGGATGGTCGCCTGCACGGCGTCGAAGACCCCCTCTCCCCCCTCCCCGGCGGCCCACCCGCGCACCCGGAACCACGCCTCCGTGAGGTCGTCGGCGGCGCTCGTGCCCTCGCCCGCGGTGTGGAAGTTGTCCTTGCGCACCCGCACCCGGACCACCAGGCGCCCCTTGTACCCCAGCGTCAGCCCCGCCCAGCCGCTCGGCTCGCCGATGAGCACGAGGTCCGGGCGGTCGCG
This window encodes:
- a CDS encoding [LysW]-lysine hydrolase; protein product: MPDRAGSARTLVAGAVSIPSPSGEEAEVAAFLTGWMAAHGFEAHVDAAGNAVGERGEGPLTVMLLGHIDTVPGDIPVRVEGDVLHGRGSVDAKGSFCAFVAAVAALPQEALAGARFVCVGATEEEAPSSRGARHVLGRDRPDLVLIGEPSGWAGLTLGYKGRLVVRVRVRKDNFHTAGEGTSAADDLTEAWFRVRGWAAGEGGEGVFDAVQATIQDLRAGSDGLAQVAEGTFGLRLPPRVSPGAAEEAIRGLLVDLPGPGSATLTFTGHEPAVRHPRDNALTRALRVAIRAQGGTPVFKVKTGTSDMNVVARAWPVPTVAYGPGDSALDHTPHEHLDLREYDRAVAVLTQALTRLAAGPPRP